CTTGTTTTTTATTTGTAAAGATCAGCAGGAGTGAGCATCATTGTCCGTTTATCTTGCGGATCATTGAAGTCCACAGTCATCAGATACTGTTTCTTCTGCAGGATATAGGTGTCTATAAACCAGAGTATTTCATTGAGATTTCTGTGCATGGGTAAGCCGGCAATTTCATGTCCCATGCCTTCTACCCGCATGTAGTAATAGGGATATTTTTTTTCGTTGAATCTTTTAGCCAGATAATTGGAGCCGAAAAATCCCTTGTTAAAAAAGCGGCGTTTATTGTAGATAACCAATTTGTCTTCCGTTCCATGAAAGAACAGAGTTGGTGCAGGGGCAACCGGATAGGAAGGAGCGCCTTTATAACTTAAAATGGCACCGGCAAAAGAGATCACTCCGGCATACTGAAAATCTGCAGGAAGCTGGAAACTTAAACTGGTATGATTCCGCTTTTCCCAGTCTGCCTGCAATACCGTGATTGCGCCGGCACTGGAACCTGAGATGATGATCTTTGACGGATCAATACCCAGGGTCTTTGAATTTTTAAGCAGATAGGCAGTCGCATTATACAGATCAGTAACTGCGGTATCAATTGCACTTCTTAAGGGTTTGGTATTGAAAGCGGAAAGTTTTTTTACGCCTTTCAGGCCAAGACGGTAATCAATGGAGATAACTTTATAATGATTTGCAGCCAGCCTGTTGAAATACTCTGTATAAGTTTTGCTGTCTCTTGTACCTTGTATAAAACCTCCTCCGAAAACGAATATGACACAGGGTTGGACCGAATGCAGATCCAGGTTACTGTAAATATCCATTTTTAACTCCTGTTTATCTTTGACACTGTAGGTGAAAGTTGTTTGATGAACCGGAGCTGAGGGTTTGATTTCCTGTGCAGAAATGTTTTCGAAACCCGTTAAGGTGAAAAATAAAAAGACAGGTATCAGTTTATAGTTTTTAAGCTTGTGAAAAAGGGAAGGGCTCATGATTTAAGAGATTTTTAGCTGTCAGGGACAATTTTATGCTATGGGCAGGTTAAAGGTTAAATGATAACGGAACATTATAGCTGACTCTTACTGCTTTACCTTTCCATATACCAGGTTCCCATTTAGGGGAGTGACTCATCACCCTGATTGCTTCTGCTGCCAGGTCAGGATGGATGGTATTCAGCACTTTTATATCAGTTAAGGTCCCGTCTTTTTCAACTACAAATCTCACAATTGCAACACCCTGTATCCCGTACTTAGAACAGCTGGGAGGATATCTGGTATGACCGGTCAGATAATTATAGAATTTGTTTATACCACCTTTAAAGGCCGGCTGTCTCCTGGATTCCGTGTATTTATAACTGATATTCTTTTCATCCGTACTTTCTCCGGAGATTAATTTTCCGTCGGCATAGATTTCAGTATACCTGGAAAAATTGTCTTTAATTTTACCAGTCCAGATACCGTCCTGTTTACCGTTTTTTATTTTTCCTGTTTCTGTAATTTCTTTAAAGTCACTGTCATATCCGATATAATCTCCGTTACCATTTCTGACTCTGTCTTTACCGGCAGTATCTTTGACTGTGAGTATTTCAACTTCATGTTCCTGCCGGGGCAGTCCTTTGACTGGTTTGGCAACTGCTTTATATACCTGTATGCTATAGAGTTTGCCGTCAGGATAATAACAGGTAGTTGTATCTATAGGCTGACCTTTAAGATAGGTTGAAACCCCTTTTATATTCCCATTCGGGAAAAATGTAGTGAGTACACCTTCATAAAGAGGCGGGTTTATCTTACTGGACAGCCCTTCGCTTTTTCTTGTGCCATCGGGGTAATATTCCTTTATACGATATAAATCACTTCCCCGGGCAGGCTCTATCACATGACGGATATAATCCGCACTGTCAGCCTGATTAACATAACGACCATCGTCTTTAAGGAAATAAGTGTTTTGGCGCTGCGCAGATGTCTTTAGAAAAAGGCAAAGCAGACAGAAGAGCAGTAAATTGAATCTGAGCATGTTCCGGAAGAATTATAGTGCAAGTTATTCAGAGTTCTTAATAATTAAAAATTAATCTGATCTTATCTTTTTATTATAGTCAGCTATTGAAACCTCAGTAAAAACGTTGTTTTTTAAATCCTTGATTTTGTTAGAAATGGTGTAATTTTAGTCATTCATATAAATGTTACCACGAATGAAACATGCTACGCTCTTCTTTTTTCTTTTATTGACAGCAGTTTTTGCTCAGGCACAGGATTCGGTTAAGTACCGGGTCATCTTTATCGGTGATGCCGGTGAGATGAATACCGCACAGCGGGAGTCCTTAAAAAATGCATCTAAACACGTCATTGCGGGGAAAACGACAGTGATGTACCTGGGAGATAATATTTATCCGAAAGGAATGGGTTTACCAGGCAGTAAAGAAGAGGAAGAAACCAAACAAATTCTGCAATCTCAGTTTCAGCCGATGCGTCAGATGGGGGCGGCTGTTTATTTTATTCCGGGTAATCATGACTGGGATAAAATGGGGCCGGATGGATTAGCAAAAATCCTTCGTCAGGGTGAATACCTGGCAGAACAGCAGGACTCTTTATTAAAGATGATCCCTTCAAACGGATGTCCTGATCCGGTAGCGATCCGGCTGACGGATAATTTAACTGTGATCGCTTTTGATAGTGAATGGTGGTTGTTTCCCTACAATAAAAAGAACCCGGAAGCGGAATGTGACTGCAAAACAAAAGATGATGTGATAGCCAGAATGCATGAACTGATGGAGGCTAACAGGGGAAGGATCATTTTACTGGCCGATCACCATCCTTTACAGAGTTATGGTGCCCATGGGGGATACTTTTCGCTGAAAAACCACATTTTTCCATTAACCTCCCTGAATAAAAATCTATATCTGCCTTTACCAGTGATCGGATCATTATATCCGCTGCTGCGCAGTTCTTTTTTAAGTCCCGAAGATTTGGGTCATCCTTTTTATAAGGATATGATTAAAAGGGTCAACGGCGTTTTTGGTGCCTATCCAAATCTTACTTATTTTTCTGGTCATGATCATGGTTTACAACTGATTAAAAGCGAAACGCTTAATCTGCAGGTGGTAAGTGGCGGCGGCGCTAAACATTCTGCCAATAAAAAAGGTAAAAACTCGGTTTTTCAGGAATCTGAACAGGGTTATGTCACAGCGGATCTGTTATTGAATAATGATATGCGTTATGATTTTTACGTATACACAGCAGAGGGCGGCGTTAAAAAAGTATATAGTTATACTAAAGCTTTTGTTCAGGTTAAAAGTGAACCGTTAAATACAGTTAAGGTAATTACAAAAGACAGTATTTCTATAAAAATATATCCCAGATATGATAGTGTAAGTAAAGTTCACCGTTTCTTTTTCGGGGAAAATTACCGTAAGGAATATGCATTGGAAACTAAAGTACCTGTTATCAGACTTTCTGAAATTAAGGGTGGTTTAACCCCTGTTCAGCGGGGAGGAGGTTTCCAGTCACATTCATTGAGAATGGTAGATAAACAGGGTAAAGAATGGGTACTGAGAAGTGTAGAGAAGTACCCTGAATCGCTTTTACCGGAAAACCTGAGGGAAACTTTTGCAAAGGATATTCTTAAAGACAACATGTCTGCGCAACACCCTTTTTCTGCATTAATTGTCCCTGATATTGCTGAAGCAGTTGGGGTAGCACATGCAAATCCGGTTATCGGCTGGATTTCTCCTGACGCTAACCTGGGTAAATACGGCAGGGTATTTGAAAATACACT
This portion of the Pedobacter lusitanus genome encodes:
- a CDS encoding alpha/beta hydrolase — encoded protein: MSPSLFHKLKNYKLIPVFLFFTLTGFENISAQEIKPSAPVHQTTFTYSVKDKQELKMDIYSNLDLHSVQPCVIFVFGGGFIQGTRDSKTYTEYFNRLAANHYKVISIDYRLGLKGVKKLSAFNTKPLRSAIDTAVTDLYNATAYLLKNSKTLGIDPSKIIISGSSAGAITVLQADWEKRNHTSLSFQLPADFQYAGVISFAGAILSYKGAPSYPVAPAPTLFFHGTEDKLVIYNKRRFFNKGFFGSNYLAKRFNEKKYPYYYMRVEGMGHEIAGLPMHRNLNEILWFIDTYILQKKQYLMTVDFNDPQDKRTMMLTPADLYK
- a CDS encoding energy transducer TonB; amino-acid sequence: MLRFNLLLFCLLCLFLKTSAQRQNTYFLKDDGRYVNQADSADYIRHVIEPARGSDLYRIKEYYPDGTRKSEGLSSKINPPLYEGVLTTFFPNGNIKGVSTYLKGQPIDTTTCYYPDGKLYSIQVYKAVAKPVKGLPRQEHEVEILTVKDTAGKDRVRNGNGDYIGYDSDFKEITETGKIKNGKQDGIWTGKIKDNFSRYTEIYADGKLISGESTDEKNISYKYTESRRQPAFKGGINKFYNYLTGHTRYPPSCSKYGIQGVAIVRFVVEKDGTLTDIKVLNTIHPDLAAEAIRVMSHSPKWEPGIWKGKAVRVSYNVPLSFNL